A stretch of Argiope bruennichi chromosome 10, qqArgBrue1.1, whole genome shotgun sequence DNA encodes these proteins:
- the LOC129988618 gene encoding zinc finger protein 271-like, which translates to MEKSFTCELCNQVFSKNSNLKRHLQIHTHDKPFACHICNKTFPRKSSLKIHLWLHTEEKPFVCDVCNKAFSLLTYLKKHLLTHAKQKPLECDVYNKVFATKSNVKSHLQTQTSEKLFACDFCHKTFFDISRLRKHLRIHTKERPYVCDICLKAYSGRSNLKRHLQTHASRKPFACDVCNKAFCQKYTLKMHLWSHTEEKRFACDFCNKTFYQLTYLKTHLRTHTGEKPFVCDVCQNAFSRKSNLKTHLLSHTKEKPFECDACNKVFATKENLKLHLRTHTEEKPFACDICNKAFRDKSNLRRHLQVHTNEKPYSCDVCSKAYTEPSNLKRHLRTHSNEKPFSCELCNITFTQKKNLMAHVRRIH; encoded by the coding sequence atggAGAAATCATTCACATGCGAGTTATGTAATCAAGTGTTTTCTAAGAACAGTAACTTAAAAAGGCATTTACAAATCCATACGCATGATAAACCATTTGCATGTCACATATGCAATAAAACATTTCCTCGGAAGAGCtccttaaaaatacatttatggcTGCACACGGAAGAGAAACCTTTTGTATGTGATGtatgtaataaagcattttctctACTCAcctatttaaagaaacatttactgACACATGCGAAACAGAAACCGCTTGAATGTGatgtttataataaagtttttgctactaaatcaaatgtaaaatcaCATTTACAGACGCAGACAAGCGAGAAACTGTTTGCATGTGATTTTTGTCATAAAACATTCTTTGACATTTCAAGGCTAAGAAAACATTTACGGATACATACAAAAGAGAGACCATATGTATGTGATATATGTTTAAAAGCATATTCTGGgcgttcaaatttaaaaagacatttacagACACATGCGAGCAGGAAACCATTTGCATGTGATGTATGTAATAAAGCATTTTGTCAGAAGTACaccttaaaaatgcatttatggtCGCACACAGAAGAGAAACGTTTTGCATGcgatttttgtaataaaacattttatcaactAACCTATTTAAAGACACATTTACGAACGCATACTGGAGAGAAACCATTTGTATGTGATGTGTGTCAAAATGCATTTTCTAGaaagtcgaatttaaagacacatttacTTTCACATACCAAAGAGAAACCATTTGAATGTGATGCTTGCAATAAAGTTTttgcaacaaaagaaaatttaaaattacatttacggACACATACAGAGGAGAAGCCGTTTGCATGTGACATATGTAATAAAGCATTTCGTGACAAATCAAATCTTAGAAGACATTTACAGGTTCATACGAACGAGAAACCATATTCATGTGATGTATGTTCTAAAGCATATACTGAGCCCTCAAATTTAAAAAGGCACTTACGGACGCATTCGAACGAGAAACCATTTTCATGTGAACTTTGTAATATAACCTTTactcaaaaaaagaatttaatggcACATGTTAGGAGGATACATTAG
- the LOC129988620 gene encoding zinc finger protein 782-like, whose protein sequence is MEKSFACDLCNQVFSQEKNLKRHLLIHTQEKPFVCDVCNKTFSRKCALKIHSYLHTKEKTFVCGICNKAFSRPTYLNIHLQTHTGEKPFACDVCQNAFSNKSRLKKHLLTHAKQKPFECDVCNKVFATKSNLKSHLRTHTNEKPFACDVCNKAFSVNSSLRAHLRIHTKEKPYTCDVCFRAYAQRSGLKLHLQTHSNEKPFSCDECNITFTQKGNLMRHVQRMHTNEKPFACDVCNKAFSLYSSLRAHLRIHMKEKPYTCDACFKTYSQRSALKLHLQTHLNEKPFLCDECNITFTQKGNLMRHVQRMHQKD, encoded by the coding sequence ATGGAGAAATCATTTGCATGCGATTTGTGTAATCAAGTGTTTTCtcaggaaaaaaatttgaaaaggcaTTTACTAATCCATACGCAAGAGAAACCATTTGTATGTGAtgtatgtaataaaacattttctcggAAGTGCGCTTTAAAAATACATTCCTATTTGCACACGAAAGAGAAAACTTTTGTATGTGGTATATGTAATAAGGCATTTTCCCGACCGAcctatttaaatatacatttacaaaCACATACTGGAGAGAAACCATTTGCATGTGATGTGTGTCAAAACGCATTTTCTAACAAGTCCAGgttaaagaaacatttactaACGCATGCGAAACAGAAACCGTTTGAATGTGATGTTTGTAATAAAGTTTTTGCtacgaaatcaaatttaaaatcacatttacgGACGCATACGAACGAGAAGCCGTTTGCATGTGACGtatgtaataaagcattttctgTCAATTCAAGTCTAAGAGCACATTTACGGAttcatacgaaagagaaaccatacACTTGCGACGTATGTTTTAGAGCATATGCTCAGCGTTCgggtttaaaattacatttacagaCGCATTCGAACGAGAAACCATTTTCATGTGACGAGTGCAATATAACCTTTACTCAAAAAGGGAATTTAATGCGACATGTACAGAGGATGCATACGAACGAGAAACCATTTGCATGTGATGtatgtaataaagcattttctctCTATTCAAGTCTAAGAGCACATTTACGGATTCATATGAAAGAGAAACCATACACATGTGACGcatgttttaaaacatattctcAGCGTTCAGctctaaaattacatttacagACGCATTTGAACGAAAAACCGTTTTTATGTGACGAGTGTAATATAACCTTTACCCAAAAAGGGAATTTAATGCGACATGTACAGAGGATGCATCAGAAAGATTAA